TGAGGCTCTCGGTGTCAGCCGTCTATGACGAGCACCATAAGGCTAAAACACGGAAAATGCGTCCGTTTTATACCCCTCGCCAAGATTGGTGAGGGCTGCTTCGTCGGTTAATGGTTTATCCTCCACCTCATCAACTGGTGCTCAAGCTGCATCTAATCATGACCCACTGGTAGATGCTCACCAGAGGTTGATTGGCGAGGTGTTCTTTCTCCGTAGCCAGGTGAATGACATGATGGCCTGTCGGGATCTATTGGTTCAGCTGGTGAGGGCATCATCCAAATGGGATCTCATGAGGGAAAGGCTGGAGAAGCTGGTAGAGCACTGGATCCTAAAGAAGAGTATCGCCGACATCTATTCCTGTCCGGGGGGATCGACTAGCAGTCGGGGAGTTTTTCCTGGGTCGCCACCCCGAATTCTGTTGTGGGGTCGCGATTCTCGGAGGAGCCTTCTTTCTGAATGATTTttccttgtttttgtttttgaaactcTGAATTTTGTCGAATCTGTTTGTTCGAATAATGGCTCTTTGTagcccctttttatttttggaataaTGGCTCTTCGTAATTGTTGGGGAAActccagaccccaggcaggacaccggcctctgggTCCCCGCTAAGAGGAACCCCGGTTCCCCGCTATGGAGTTCTCCGGGTCCGGTCCCGAGACCGCCCCCTTCCCCCGGGGAaaggaaaacttccgataaggagaaccttccatattttcgaatatggaagagtttttgtttttgaaactcTGAATTTTGTTGAATCTGTTTGTTCGAATAATGGCTCTTTGTagcccctttttatttttggaataaTGGCTCTTCGTAATTGTTGGGGAAACTCCAGATcccaggcaggacaccggcctctgggTCCCCGCTAAGAGGAACCCCGGTTCCCCGCTATGGAGTTCTCCGGGTCCGGTCCCGAGACCGCCCCCTTCCCCCGGGGAaaggaaaacttccgataaggagaaccttccatattttcgaatatggaagagtttaacctactccaaccgactaaggcccgccttgagaagactatataaagggaacctaaaccctagagcaagggatcgacacttcgagacttagagattaaagctaggcggctagaactagggtttatacaccAATCATTGTAGTTCTGGCTTGttttatctaataaaacatctcttcaagtctatCTCTCTCAAACACATACGAAATCAATACAAACACTagccttgtccatcgttccgtgtactcacaaagatcctacacaaaactcccctaacagtttggtgctagaaggagggggtaaTCTAAACTACGTGATAATGGCGGTGGACGAGCAGGATGAGCTACCTGAAGCTACCTAGAGAGAAGCTGAACTCCAAAGGTAAATCGATGATCTGCAAGGTCAAGTAACCGGGTTGCATAGAAATCGGGAAGATACCAATCCCGAGCTTTCCTCGGAGTTCCAGATCCTAAAGGAGAAGCTCAACGAACACTCTAAGCAACTTGAGCAGAGCGCTGAGAAGCTTAGCCAGCTCGAATAGGAGAATCTTACCCTCCGAGACGAGAACCAAGCCCTCAACACGACAAATAACAAGAAGCATCGATTCCAGACTCAAATTCGCCCCATGCCGACTCTGGAGACACCTAACTCTGGGACATGCGCGAATCTCCCAACTACGGCGCCAGGAGGAGACGCATCAACGCGTGAAAAGGCTAAGGATGCTCAGACCTACGACGTGGAAGACAGCAAATCGGAGCCCGAACCCGATAAAGAAGCACCTGACGGAGCAGCAAGAGCGGAGTCTCCTATGATTGCTCACCTTCAGGATctggtcggtcgctacatagcaatgAATCAACCGAGATTAGTGCAAGATTTCACCGAAAAGTTCTTCCTAGAAATAATCTTCACAAaggttattttttgtaaaaacgttcatgctgatttttacggatatttggatgttaacttcgtcgtgtccGTTTTTGACTCCAACGTATTTCCGCAAGGGTTTCTTTACGAAAATTACTTTTGCGAGAAGTGTTTTTATTGCGGGAAATATTTCCCGGTGACTTTCAGatattgattccgtcgtgatcgattttgaccccaatagttcgccccccagctcgttagaaccatgagcttctagcgtgaggttctagcgagtggcttggcaagttaggcaagttaggaaagttaggcggaattaatggttgaaaaggtctgtggtaagtggtcttctcgctcttctatgagtggaacgcgataagattggggctgcgccttatgacggctgcctacgtacccttgttgaagggattaagcctttcgtagttcttctttaaggttcttatgacctGTTTTCCAGCGAGccctttacggtctagtttatatgtagaggttatcaggcatgttgctgccgatggcattttatatggatGTAGAGGGAgaactacgagttgtcatctcgtaatctaactctgtgtgaactgctatatctgtgatctgtttcgagagttttccgcagtgggtaaacttgcgggatttctgaagacgctcgaatattggccaagagacaaattttgggatctcgtatcagggtgtttgatactatgcctagagatgttagagaccagtgtgctgggtttagggcaagacctaggtctaatcacggctttagggggtgcgatgactacttcGACTTACGTTTCCCGTATCGTTTTCGACCTGATTCCATCCCGCTTTAAAGTCTGCGTTATTTTCTTGGCTtacgtgacttgtatggtaggaatcgagcatctcttgtaagctgaccaaaatttcagattttttttatatagcgctattacccttCTGCCGGGTGTACGAGagctatctctacgagatggctaagtctgtttaggacgttaagagtttgttgtgatcagcaacaaatttatcggtagatattaccgtttttgagtcttcgcgaagaatacgtgtttgagaagatgttagtatgtatgactgtttggtcttccaagaaggtgcctttatcgaggaaggtaattttgtcgaaaaatggttcttcaggcgtctgcgacgtctcgcaatgctgaagattgattttttctttcgtatgccgcgtttcgtgcttgaaatgttcacgggcttgaagatgtttcgcgatattGCAAGGGtctagtcttagccctgcgtttgagaaacattctggtttgtctatgaatgttcgcagccaaaattgttgttcttgtttggatgctaatgatttgatttgcgatagaggaattaggactgaggggtcgcgtaaatttgtccatgggaagaagcgttttccttcatagtgctttgtgaagtgttggccttccgagatctatttcgtgcatttttgaggatgtttcgtatacctttagaagctttgttacaaatttttccttacatgccgcgtattatgggtaaaacatagcgggcttaaagtgaattgtgggaTGTATCGAACTTGGTTGATTGTCGACAAGTTTtggttttccgttaaccgtttggttgttaggattgagtttcgttacgaagaatttatcatatgattttcGACTGTGGGCTATACAATAATTATTCTCTTGGTAGTCACATGACGattttagacaaatcgtagattgtcgtttagccgttaagtgatggagcgatggtttctcaaatagtttggcttgacgtgaaggatgtgttcaatcagatagccaaggatgttataggtcaaggattagaccatggtactttaacatttaaggtcatgttagtttacgatcgtcCTTAATGGGGATGGCAAATTCTGGTTTGGAGTTTtactggaaggcgtaattgaccgagggccaaagagcgcttgtcgagattgataggccaagtttgccaGAGTTATCCGTGTTAAGGTGGCTGATAGTCATAGAAAATGATTCTATgctttaggtttcagttatacgatgagtgtttcgtataatgttaccTATAGTATTATGATAATTGATTCGTTTTTGTCTGAGGAAGACATAGACTAAGAGGTTAGATACATAACCagtgcggagtcagttgcgggaCGATTGCCTGCTCGGATACGACCGAGGGGAACGAAGCGCAGAAGCCAGTGAGCCGCATGGCTAAAATATGAGATCAATTAAATCGTAATGCGAAGAGATCTCTCTTTAGATTGGTCATCCAGAGTCAGATTTTACAGCTTTGTGTTTGCTATACAaatatacttcttcgtaaaaccagttatgtttactttcaaagtttcttcgtaagacttggtctgattgtaAGAAGGATTTTTCGTGTAAGTAATggggaccggttttacgaagattgtaaatcggtgatatgtatacacatGTCAAAGTAGGGTTGTTTttgcgggttttacgagaaacgtttctgctgtgatttctGTTAGACtaatccgtacccccctccttctagcgccaaactgtgggaaccgaaattcgcactgtcaatttctgtttaaataaggatagttaggaaaaccctaatttcccagaggtcccagatatctgctaaaccacacgccaatcaatcaaaacacgaaataaagacgagaaaaataGGAAATCgtaaagagagcaaaatagatcttattccgaaatCGCGTTTGCGCGTTACAACAAgttaagagcctgggctacaagagctgtcggtgagattccttgttctaaaaccctaagactaCAAAatctaattgagtcgcagctcgaataacaaaaatggaaagttgcctaaaatcgctcttAGTGCTAAGTTTGCTATGGAAAAGTTCTCCTTTgtcctctcgcctaggactccttatatactccctccaatGTGCTAAGTTTGAGCTTTCCTCTTCTACCCTTAAGCCGTTATAACTCAAATATGGAGATGTTCCATTTTtctcgatcttcatgattatctgcggaaacttaacatttatccgcggaaacttgatatttatcttttcttggGGACTGGGTATAAACCACCATAGTATCTATGGGCTCATTCTTAaagaatcgtaagtgggtttctaaTCACGTTTTAGACCtatttgggccgtcttttgactcgaaacgtgttggggtcaaaaacaattatttcgaaatcaacggctatgattatttcttattcacGGATTTCTTGCAAAACATTCACTGAAAGAAAGATCGGAAGTGAACAAACGAGCGAATCCCACACAAAGGCCACTCGCCGGAGAGCTGAACCGTCACGcgggtcagctcgccggcgagctcaaccatcacgcccgtcagctcgccggcgagctgaaccgCCGTGTGGTTGCACTCGCTCGGCGAGCTCAGCCATCGCAccggtcagctcgccggcgagctgaaccgTCGCGTGGTTGTGTTCGCCGGCGAGTTCGGCCGTCACGCGAGgcggctcgcccggcgagctcgactTGATCCCGGCCTGTCTGACTTACTTCGGCTCCCATATCTTCCGTATAGCTGTGATATCCGACCTTCGGGACCATATACTTctcattttgttttgattaaagttattctcgaagttttatgaccaaaaccgagaaatcgtaTAAACGCCAAAAGGCCTAAGAACGGTCCGCAAGGATCCAGACTGGTGTAGAGGCCCATCTACGCTCTTAGAAGGGATTCGAGCCCATAAAAGTTATGATGGTTTTTTCTAACTCGCAGAAATACGATAAATGTAAAGATTCGAGGATAACTATCAAGATcgacgaaaaatggaatatgTCCGAAAGAGATAGACTTGGGCCCGAAGGAGAAGGATGGGTCACCGACCTAGAacgactatataaggagagcaggagcagaagaaaaaggatccgagaatttagacttagagaactcctgctagcttagagaacttagggcttaggtggttagactagcaCGGCAAGGCTTAGGACGTCTTGACCGCCTCTTGTCCTGTTGTTCCGAtagttagcatatctctactcctctcgGAGAAAATCTTGTATTCATACTATTCAATTAAACGCCTCTGAGcgattatctatctttttatcaTTCTAAAGTGATTACGCAGAGAGTTCAGACCTTCAAGGAAAAACGGGTTCACTCGGTTTTcctccattattatttattataatcgacggtgtgaatttcggttcccacagtttggcgctaaaaggaggggggggggggtttgatGAATTCTCTAACTAAAAAATCACTAAACGATAAAAGACACAGGATGTCCGCTTCAGCAGCTAACGATGTCGTTTCTTTCAAGGACCGGGCAACGGCCGATCAGGCCAAACCCCACAACGATCTCCTTCTCATCGAGCTGACGTTCCAGGACATCGACGTAGCGAGAGTGGGTCGACACCGGATGCTCGGCCAATATTATCTACAAAAGCACCCTCGAAAGAATGGAGATCGATCTGTGCGCCATTACGGAAAGACCCGGCCTGATATTCAGACTCTCGGGAAATGCTACTATGACTCTCAGCTTGATCGACCTCGTTGTTAAAGCCGGGAGCGTCACCAAAGTCACAGAATTATTAGTCATCGACCGCCCAACATCGTACAACGCGATCGTCGGTACTCCATGGCTGAATTCCATGCGAGCGATCCCTTCGACATTCCATCTGTGCCTTAAGTTTCCAACCCCTCGTGGAGTCGAAACTATACAAGGAGACTGCATGATGTCGCAAGTATGTTTCGCCGCCgagttaaaaagaaagaacttgGCAATCGAAACGCCCCGGAACGAGACTCGGAAGTCTTCTGGCAATCTCAAAGGGCCGAAGCCCTAGAAGGGAAGCGCGAACCGACTTGTGAACCGGTAATTTCGATTAGCCTCGACGAATCCTCTCCGGAACGATGCGTCGAAATTGGAGCCAACCTTCGCGAGCCACTAAAGACAGAGCTCATCGCCTGTCTCAAAAAGAACCTCAATGCGTTCGCTTGGGCCGCAGAAGACATGCCAGGGATCGATATCGGCATAACATGTCATGAGCTTAACATCGATCCGACTTACAGACCTctcaaacaaaaaaggcggaagctaggaccggAGCGTGCCACCGCGGTAAATGAGGAAGTCGAAACGGGAAGTCCTAAGGCTAACCGGAAGAGTCGCGGCCTTGAACCGTTTCATCTCACGCTCGACGGATAAGTGTCTTCCTTTCTACGACACGCTGAAAGAGAATAAGAAGTTCGAATGGTCGGAGGAATGTGAGAAAGCTTTCCAACAGCTAAAACGTTACCTAGCCACTCCTCCCGTCCTCGCAAAACCATTGGAGGCAGAACCcttgttcttgtacatcgcaGTCTCCACAACAGCGGTAAGCGGCGTTTTGATTAGAGAGGAACGCGGTGAGCAAAAACCAAtcttctacataagcaaaacgtTACTGGACGCTGAGACTCGGTATCCCCTGATGGAGAAACTAGCATTCGCAGTTGTGACATCGGCAAGGAAACTCCGGCCGTACTTTCAGTCGCATACCATAATAATCCTCACCACCTTCCCCCTGCGAACGATCTTGCACAGTCCGAGTCAGTCAGGACGACTCGCAAAATGGGCAATCAAACTAAGCGAGTACGACGTGGAGTACAGCCCAAGAACCTGCGCAAAATCTCAAGTACTAGCAGACTTCTTGATAGAATTGCCCAAGGGGGATATAACAAACACGGAACCGGACTCAACCTGGAtccttcacgtcgacggatcaTCGTCCAAACAAGGATCCGGGATCGGAATCCGGCTCACGTCTCCGACCGGCGAAGTCTTGGAACAATTGTTCCGATTGGAATTCCATGCGTCGAACAACGTGGCCGAATATGAAGCACTCGTTGCAGGATTACGATTAGCCCTTGGGCTTAAGATCCGCAACATTCACGCTTACTATGACTCTCAGTTAGTCGCACATCAGTACAGTGGAGAATACGAAGCGAGGGACGAAAGAATGGATGCATATCTAAAACTCATCCAAGACCTCTCCCGAGACTTCAACCACTTCGCCCTCACTAGGATTCCTCGCTCGGAAAACACTCAGGCGGATGCCTTGGCCGCACTCACATCAAGTTCGGATTCTGGACTAAGACGAATAATCcccgtcgagttcatcgaacacccAAGCATCGAACCACCAGTGGTCGCCAATCTGATTCGAGCACAAATCAAAAATGCGGAGGAAGTCAAAGACCCACCAGAAGAAAACGTGGATCAGTCGGAATACGGCTGCGACAGCCCATGGCTAGAGCCAATCCGAGCATACATAATCAACGGAACGCTTCCCACTGAGAAATGGGCGGCCCGTAAAATCAAG
This region of Brassica napus cultivar Da-Ae chromosome C5, Da-Ae, whole genome shotgun sequence genomic DNA includes:
- the LOC111211456 gene encoding uncharacterized protein LOC111211456, with the translated sequence MRKSKREVLRLTGRVAALNRFISRSTDKCLPFYDTLKENKKFEWSEECEKAFQQLKRYLATPPVLAKPLEAEPLFLYIAVSTTAVSGVLIREERGEQKPIFYISKTLLDAETRYPLMEKLAFAVVTSARKLRPYFQSHTIIILTTFPLRTILHSPSQSGRLAKWAIKLSEYDVEYSPRTCAKSQVLADFLIELPKGDITNTEPDSTWILHVDGSSSKQGSGIGIRLTSPTGEVLEQLFRLEFHASNNVAEYEALVAGLRLALGLKIRNIHAYYDSQLVAHQYSGEYEARDERMDAYLKLIQDLSRDFNHFALTRIPRSENTQADALAALTSSSDSGLRRIIPVEFIEHPSIEPPVVANLIRAQIKNAEEVKDPPEENVDQSEYGCDSPWLEPIRAYIINGTLPTEKWAARKIKTQAARYVTVEGEIYKWRFSGSLMTCAEGEKARRVMEEVHSGSCGNHSGGRSLAVKIKRHGYYWPSMIKDCEKFARKCEKCQRHAPTIHQPAEVLSSISSPYPFMRWSMDIARPLHNSKQK